In Trifolium pratense cultivar HEN17-A07 linkage group LG7, ARS_RC_1.1, whole genome shotgun sequence, a genomic segment contains:
- the LOC123896688 gene encoding ALA-interacting subunit 1-like: MMDMSPVGGKEGQSPPNSKKTSKKPKYSRFSQQELPAWKPILTPGWVISTFTVIGIIFIPVGLASLFSSEKVEEAVFRYDDTCLPSSDADNAVAYIKSATTNKTCTHKWTVEHKMQAPIFIYYQLDNYYQNHRRYVKSRSDKQLWNKASESDTSNCSPEDKTKGNAPIVPCGLIAWSLFNDTYKFSMNNKDLTVNKKNIAWSSDRGSKFGPNVYPKNFQSGELIGGGKLDESIPLSEQEDLIVWMRTAALPTFRKLYGKIETDLEANNEIEIVIQNNYNTYEFGGKKNLVLSTTTWIGGKNPFLGMAYLVVGGLSLFCAIGFILLYVIKPRPLGDPSYLSWNRNPGILK; this comes from the exons ATGATGGACATGTCTCCAGTCGGTGGCAAAGAAGGACAATCTCCTCCTAATTCTAAGAAAACATCCAAGAAACCAAAAT aTTCAAGATTCTCGCAACAAGAACTTCCTGCATGGAAACCGATTCTAACACCTGGATGG GTCATTTCTACATTTACTGTCATTGGAATCATCTTTATCCCTGTTGGTCTTGCTTCATTGTTTTCATCAGAGAAG GTGGAGGAAGCTGTATTTAGATACGACGACACGTGTCTTCCTTCTTCGGATGCTGATAATGCAGTTGCATATATTAAAAGTGCTACCACTAACAAGACCTGCACCCACAAATGGACT GTCGAGCACAAAATGCAAGCTCCTATTTTCATCTACTATCAACTTGATAACTACTATCAAAATCATCGCAG ATATGTTAAGAGTAGAAGTGATAAGCAATTGTGGAATAAAGCATCTGAGAGTGACACAAGTAACTGTTCTCCAGAAGACAAAACAAAAGGAAATGCGCCGATTGTTCCTTGTGGCCTTATTGCATGGAGTCTGTTCAATGACACCTACAAATTTTCCATGAACAACAAGGATTTAACTGTCAACAAAAAGAACATAGCATGGTCAAGTGACAGAGGTTCTAAATTTGGTCCTAATGTTTATCCTAAAAATTTTCAGAGTGGAGAATTGATTGGAGGTGGAAAACTCGATGAAAGCATACCT TTGAGCGAACAAGAGGATCTCATTGTGTGGATGCGAACAGCAGCACTGCCAACTTTTCGAAAACTGTATGGGAAGATAGAGACTGATCTTGAAGCTAATAATGAGATCGAAATAGTAATACAGAACAATTATAACACATATGAATTTGGAGGTAAAAAGAATCTAGTTCTATCAACAACTACTTGGATTGGTGGGAAAAATCCCTTCTTAGGGATGGCATACCTTGTTGTTGGTGGCCTATCCTTGTTCTGTGCCATAGGATTCATTCTTCTGTATGTCATCAAGCCAAG ACCTCTTGGAGATCCATCCTACTTGTCTTGGAACAGAAATCCAGGGATCTTAAAATAA
- the LOC123898825 gene encoding putative F-box/FBD/LRR-repeat protein At5g56810, producing the protein MVVEEDRISNLSDDILHCILSFNPTKDAVRTGVLSKRWIHVWRSIPLLNFSNIKLPDIVSIHLFNRFLHSVIASRVANAGINTFHLDIAYAKLDNAKSLIIPNLIIWLNFIVQRQLNYLDLHFNLLNAANCFYERPRFPNIVFSCKTLVVLNLSWFSVDGFAVSCSGFGFPSLKTLNLKNINFYDHQVFILLLAGCPVLEDIKLCNIVFLSWKVDYPAAERLYLSKLIRADITDCPCFPIKAVSNLEFLRFQMRMEFHELPIFHNLTHLVINNISDLVLKLLHYCPKLQNLVIYQKTQTEWDTNFEAEQGSWLPQKSVPQCFSSNLRTCIIRDFAFLDLEHDMMLARHILNNAGVLETMTISIWGDKEQHEIEMELSSYPRASAKCQLQFIDNKYDM; encoded by the exons ATGGTGGTGGAGGAAGATAGGATAAGCAATTTATCAGATGATATCCTCCACTGCATTCTCTCTTTCAACCCAACCAAAGATGCCGTTAGAACAGGAGTTCTTTCCAAAAGGTGGATTCATGTATGGCGTTCTATTCCTCTTCTCAACTTCAGCAACATCAAATTACCAGACATTGTATCCATTCACCTCTTCAATCGCTTCCTCCACTCCGTCATAGCTTCTCGAGTCGCCAATGCCGGTATCAACACTTTCCACCTTGACATTGCATATGCTAAACTTGATAATGCTAAATCTCTTATCATTCCCAATCTCATCATATGGCTTAATTTCATCGTTCAACGCCAACTGAACTATCTCGATCTTCATTTCAATTTGCTCAATGCTGCTAACTGTTTTTATGAACGGCCCAGATTTCCCAATATTGTCTTTAGTTGCAAAACTTTAGTTGTTCTAAACCTTAGTTGGTTTAGTGTAGATGGCTTTGCTGTGTCTTGCAGTGGATTTGGATTTCCCTCACTCAAAACCcttaatttgaaaaatattaatttctatGATCATCAAGTTTTCATTTTGCTTCTTGCTGGATGTCCAGTTCTTGAGGATATAAAGTTATGCAATATAGTTTTCTTGTCGTGGAAGGTGGACTATCCAGCTGCTGAAAGGTTGTACTTAAGCAAGTTGATTAGAGCAGATATCACCGACTGTCCGTGTTTCCCGATTAAAGCAGTCTCTAATTTGGAGTTTCTGCGATTTCAAATGAGGATGGAGTTTCATGAACTTCCTATCTTTCATAATTTGACCCACTTGGTGATCAACAATATTTCGGATTTGGTACTAAAGTTGCTCCACTACTGCCCTAAACTTCAAAATCTTGTCATTTACCAG AAGACACAAACTGAGTGGGATACGAACTTTGAAGCCGAACAAGGAAGTTGGTTGCCCCAAAAGTCCGTTCCACAATGCTTTTCATCAAATCTTCGAACTTGCATTATTCGGGACTTTGCATTTCTTGACCTAGAACATGACATGATGTTAGCAAGACATATTCTAAATAATGCGGGAGTTTTAGAAACCATGACAATATCAATATGGGGTGATAAGGAGCAACATGAAATCGAGATGGAATTATCCTCATATCCAAGGGCCTCCGCAAAATGTCAACTTCAGTTTATTGATAACAAATATGATATGTAA